The Hyphomicrobium sp. MC1 genome window below encodes:
- a CDS encoding L,D-transpeptidase family protein: MGYYKNLLLGIAAVVLLTSPAIADPLPAAPDPAPVQTNTPNPKAAAETPSTPAATPTATATPSSEAASAAPQQTQDDPVLAAARAKLAAEPAAEDEHDRDDQKALVEFYNSRHGDGLWVTASGLKPEAKALAAEIANADHYALDVWRFKVPKLADGALTATDTDSLADAEITYSKAALLYARDARGGRIPDPSAQLTTNLDRRPQWIEPKIVIDALAATHEPDAYLRSLEPQHPQFEKLRQIYITMLPKDGKGKLSPAAKRIRANMEEWRWMWLDMGNFYVLNNVPEFMQYVYKDGKIIRSEKIVAGLVDKQTTIFSRPLKYVVLRPAWRVPESIMVNELWPNLIRGGGMMTKYGLQIRSKDGSRNIDYRKVDWASTDIRNFEVIQPPGRRSVLGHVKFSFPSQHTIFMHDTPDKWMFKPAVRTLSHGCLRVWKPMDLAKMILKEDKGWDAAKVDELDRTGPLNNEIPITKEIPIHIVYFTAWVTDDGKLKTFPDVYGHERRITQALDGQWSKINKGHDHLAPVEPDFNPEALAARTRDNDVDDEQYPARQNATLGNMIGNALGLSN; this comes from the coding sequence ATGGGATATTACAAAAATCTGCTTCTCGGCATAGCGGCTGTGGTGCTGCTGACGTCTCCCGCAATCGCCGATCCGCTCCCCGCCGCGCCCGATCCGGCGCCCGTTCAAACCAATACGCCCAATCCGAAAGCCGCAGCCGAAACCCCATCCACTCCGGCAGCAACGCCCACCGCAACCGCGACGCCATCCTCTGAAGCGGCTTCTGCTGCTCCGCAACAAACGCAAGACGATCCGGTCCTGGCTGCGGCCCGCGCCAAGCTCGCCGCCGAACCCGCGGCAGAAGACGAGCACGACCGCGACGATCAAAAGGCGCTCGTCGAATTCTACAACAGTCGCCACGGCGACGGCTTGTGGGTGACGGCCTCGGGCCTCAAACCCGAAGCCAAGGCGCTTGCCGCCGAGATCGCCAACGCCGATCACTACGCTCTCGATGTCTGGCGTTTCAAGGTCCCGAAACTCGCCGACGGCGCGCTGACGGCAACGGACACAGATTCGCTGGCCGATGCCGAGATCACGTATTCGAAGGCCGCACTGCTCTATGCCCGCGACGCCCGTGGCGGCCGGATCCCCGACCCGTCGGCGCAGCTGACGACCAACCTCGATCGCCGCCCGCAATGGATTGAGCCGAAAATCGTCATCGACGCGCTCGCCGCCACGCATGAACCCGACGCCTATCTGCGCAGCCTCGAACCACAGCATCCGCAGTTCGAAAAGCTGCGCCAAATCTACATCACGATGCTGCCGAAGGACGGTAAAGGCAAACTGAGCCCGGCCGCCAAGCGCATTCGCGCCAATATGGAAGAGTGGCGCTGGATGTGGCTCGATATGGGCAATTTCTACGTCCTGAACAACGTCCCCGAGTTCATGCAGTACGTCTACAAGGACGGAAAGATCATCCGCTCCGAAAAGATCGTGGCTGGCCTCGTCGACAAGCAGACGACGATCTTCTCGCGCCCGCTCAAATACGTCGTGCTGCGCCCTGCCTGGCGCGTGCCCGAAAGCATCATGGTCAACGAGCTGTGGCCGAACCTGATCCGTGGCGGCGGCATGATGACCAAATACGGACTGCAAATCCGCTCGAAGGACGGCAGCCGTAATATCGACTACCGCAAGGTCGACTGGGCCTCGACCGACATCCGCAATTTCGAGGTCATCCAGCCGCCGGGACGCAGGAGCGTGCTGGGCCACGTCAAATTTTCGTTCCCTAGCCAGCACACGATCTTCATGCACGACACGCCGGACAAGTGGATGTTCAAGCCTGCGGTCCGCACGTTGAGCCATGGTTGCCTGCGCGTCTGGAAGCCGATGGACCTCGCCAAGATGATCTTGAAGGAAGACAAGGGCTGGGATGCCGCCAAAGTCGATGAGCTTGACCGGACGGGACCGCTCAACAACGAAATCCCGATCACCAAGGAAATCCCGATCCACATCGTCTACTTCACCGCCTGGGTGACGGACGATGGCAAGCTGAAGACCTTCCCCGACGTCTACGGCCACGAGCGCCGCATCACGCAAGCTCTCGATGGTCAGTGGAGCAAGATCAACAAGGGTCACGACCACCTCGCACCCGTCGAGCCCGACTTCAACCCGGAAGCGCTCGCCGCCCGCACCCGCGATAACGACGTGGATGACGAACAATACCCGGCCCGCCAAAACGCGACGCTCGGCAATATGATCGGCAACGCGCTCGGACTAAGTAATTGA
- the trmD gene encoding tRNA (guanosine(37)-N1)-methyltransferase TrmD has translation MAHFPTSDGRAPWRAQVLTLFPEMFPGPLGISLLGQALDAGLWSLDALQIRDFGLGRHRQVDDTPAGGGAGMVLRADVLGPALDHARERSPDAPLIYLSPRGTPLTQQLARDLSEGPGATLLAGRFEGIDQRVIEARGLREISIGDYVLAGGELAAMVLIEACVRLIPGVLGAADSLTSESFETGLLEYPQYTKPREWEGRAIPDILLSGDHKKIEDWRRRQSEELTAARRPDLIRPTRAPK, from the coding sequence ATGGCCCACTTCCCAACGAGCGACGGACGCGCCCCGTGGCGAGCGCAGGTCCTGACCCTCTTCCCCGAGATGTTTCCGGGACCGCTCGGCATCTCGCTGCTGGGACAGGCGCTCGACGCCGGCCTCTGGTCGCTCGACGCTCTGCAGATCCGTGACTTCGGCTTGGGCCGTCACCGTCAGGTCGATGATACGCCCGCGGGCGGCGGCGCGGGTATGGTGCTGCGTGCCGACGTGCTCGGCCCCGCACTCGATCACGCCCGAGAACGTTCGCCCGATGCACCCCTGATCTATCTCTCTCCGCGCGGCACGCCCCTGACGCAGCAACTCGCCCGCGATCTCTCCGAAGGACCGGGCGCCACGCTGCTCGCTGGCCGCTTCGAAGGCATCGACCAGCGCGTCATCGAAGCCAGGGGCCTGCGCGAAATTTCGATTGGCGATTATGTGCTGGCGGGCGGCGAGTTGGCCGCCATGGTTCTGATCGAGGCCTGCGTCCGCCTCATCCCGGGCGTCCTGGGCGCCGCCGACAGCCTGACCAGCGAAAGCTTCGAGACGGGCCTGCTCGAATACCCGCAGTACACCAAGCCCCGCGAGTGGGAAGGCCGCGCCATTCCCGACATTCTGCTCTCCGGCGATCATAAGAAAATCGAAGACTGGCGTCGCCGCCAATCAGAAGAACTGACGGCCGCCCGCCGCCCGGATCTTATTCGTCCCACCCGCGCCCCAAAGTGA
- a CDS encoding DUF1330 domain-containing protein produces the protein MPKGYVIARSIVTDPDKWAQYAAKTKAALDKFEGKPIARGGKSETLEGEGVARNVILEFPSYEHAIGYAKSPEYAEAKALRQGAGTMHMTIVEGV, from the coding sequence ATGCCCAAGGGATACGTTATCGCCCGCTCCATCGTCACCGACCCCGACAAGTGGGCTCAGTACGCTGCCAAGACAAAGGCTGCGCTCGACAAGTTCGAAGGCAAGCCCATCGCACGCGGCGGCAAGAGCGAGACCCTGGAAGGCGAGGGCGTCGCCCGCAACGTCATCCTCGAATTTCCAAGCTACGAACACGCGATCGGCTATGCCAAGTCGCCCGAATATGCCGAAGCCAAAGCGCTACGCCAGGGCGCCGGCACGATGCACATGACCATTGTCGAAGGCGTGTAA
- a CDS encoding murein L,D-transpeptidase family protein: MRWLWHLTQQVRLLAAAIAVAIQVFAPVALADERSAEKPLPSAVEAALILKDIDQNSPVYLRIFKEESELEVWKARPNGRYALIKTFPVCNWGGTLGPKRTQGDLMSPEGFYRITPGAMNPNSKYHLALNVGYPNALDRSLGRTGSYIMVHGDCKSVGCFAMTDNQIEEIYAFVRDALAGGETSVPIHIFPFRMTAANMKRHADNPACDTWEPLKEAYDDFTRTREPPQIGMCGKRYIVNPLTSVGDNPNAACPVLIGKRLAPLSPRFRKRLVKADPDLEGNGKKLKGVMIASQSWETYLLGTSVATASNPPRPAPHRQSFATSSDTALGALQSIVK; the protein is encoded by the coding sequence ATGCGTTGGCTTTGGCACTTGACCCAGCAGGTGCGTCTGCTGGCTGCGGCAATCGCCGTTGCCATCCAGGTTTTCGCGCCCGTGGCACTTGCGGACGAGCGGTCCGCCGAAAAGCCGCTTCCCTCCGCCGTGGAAGCCGCCCTGATCCTCAAGGACATCGACCAGAATTCCCCTGTCTATCTTCGTATCTTCAAGGAAGAATCCGAGCTTGAGGTCTGGAAGGCCCGCCCGAACGGCCGTTACGCGCTGATCAAGACGTTCCCTGTCTGCAATTGGGGCGGCACGCTCGGACCAAAGCGCACCCAGGGCGATCTGATGTCGCCTGAGGGCTTCTACCGCATCACGCCCGGCGCCATGAACCCGAACAGCAAATATCATTTGGCGCTCAACGTCGGCTATCCGAACGCGCTCGATCGTTCGCTCGGCCGCACCGGCAGCTACATCATGGTCCACGGCGATTGCAAAAGCGTCGGCTGCTTCGCCATGACCGACAATCAGATCGAAGAAATCTACGCTTTCGTGCGCGATGCGCTCGCCGGCGGCGAAACATCCGTGCCGATCCACATTTTCCCGTTCCGCATGACCGCCGCCAACATGAAGCGCCACGCCGACAATCCGGCATGCGATACGTGGGAGCCGTTAAAAGAAGCCTACGACGATTTCACCCGAACGCGCGAGCCGCCGCAGATCGGCATGTGCGGCAAGCGCTATATCGTCAATCCGCTGACATCCGTCGGCGACAATCCGAATGCCGCCTGCCCGGTTCTGATCGGCAAACGCTTGGCGCCGCTATCGCCGCGCTTCCGGAAGCGATTGGTTAAGGCCGATCCCGACCTTGAAGGGAACGGCAAGAAGCTCAAAGGCGTGATGATCGCGAGCCAGAGTTGGGAAACCTATCTGCTGGGCACGTCCGTCGCGACGGCTTCCAATCCGCCGCGCCCTGCGCCGCACCGGCAATCGTTCGCAACCAGCAGCGACACCGCCCTCGGCGCTCTTCAGTCGATCGTGAAATAA
- the pyrF gene encoding orotidine-5'-phosphate decarboxylase: MIDAATRDKLIVALDLSSYDQARALVDRLGDTVSFYKIGLELLFAGGLDLAQELKREGKRVFLDLKFLDIGNTVERAVASAAGLGVDFITVHGHDTKTLKAAVKGRGSSNLKLLAVTVLTSLDQSDLEEQGITDITPAGLVVGRARMSELAGFDGVIASGQEAAAIRAETGPDFLIVTPGIRLPGAEAGDQTRVTTPEEAIGFGANHIVVGRPINAAKDPKAAAEAFLQHIAQA; the protein is encoded by the coding sequence ATGATTGACGCCGCCACCCGAGACAAGCTCATCGTCGCCCTCGATCTGTCGTCTTACGATCAAGCGCGCGCTCTTGTTGATCGCCTCGGCGATACCGTCAGCTTCTACAAGATCGGCTTGGAACTGTTGTTTGCGGGCGGTCTCGATCTTGCTCAGGAACTGAAGCGCGAAGGAAAACGCGTTTTCCTCGATCTGAAATTCCTCGACATCGGCAATACCGTCGAGCGCGCGGTCGCGTCTGCGGCCGGGCTGGGCGTCGATTTCATCACCGTCCACGGCCACGACACCAAGACGCTGAAAGCCGCCGTCAAAGGCCGTGGCTCCTCGAACCTGAAGCTGCTCGCCGTCACGGTGCTGACGAGCCTCGATCAGTCCGACCTTGAAGAACAGGGCATTACCGACATAACGCCGGCAGGCCTCGTGGTCGGCCGCGCCCGCATGTCGGAACTCGCGGGCTTCGACGGCGTCATCGCCTCTGGCCAGGAAGCCGCCGCCATCCGCGCCGAAACCGGGCCGGATTTCCTCATCGTCACGCCAGGCATCCGGTTGCCCGGCGCCGAAGCCGGCGACCAGACCCGCGTCACGACGCCCGAAGAGGCTATCGGCTTCGGTGCCAACCACATCGTCGTCGGCCGCCCGATCAACGCCGCTAAGGACCCCAAAGCCGCCGCTGAAGCGTTCCTGCAGCACATCGCCCAGGCTTAG
- a CDS encoding NADPH-dependent FMN reductase translates to MTDAPAPDPRLLFFAGSARQASFNKRVARLGAVIAEANSIPATFVDLSDYPMPLYDGDLEAASGQPENAHKLKNLMMAHTGVFIMSPEYNASFTPLLKNTLDWISHIRDDGESPLEVFRTRVFALGAASNGGTGGLRGLSQLRLMLELGTGALVLPNQFLLPRAADAFDEHGHLKNKEQTEQFKTVIQRLARAARVLHG, encoded by the coding sequence ATGACCGACGCCCCCGCGCCCGATCCGCGCCTTCTGTTCTTCGCAGGCAGCGCCCGCCAAGCCTCGTTCAACAAGCGCGTCGCGAGACTCGGCGCCGTGATCGCCGAAGCCAACAGCATCCCGGCGACGTTCGTCGATCTCTCCGACTACCCGATGCCACTTTATGACGGCGATCTTGAAGCCGCATCCGGCCAGCCCGAGAACGCGCACAAGCTCAAAAACCTGATGATGGCCCACACCGGCGTTTTCATCATGAGCCCAGAATACAACGCGTCCTTCACGCCGCTCTTGAAAAACACGCTCGACTGGATCAGCCATATCCGCGACGATGGCGAGAGCCCGCTCGAAGTGTTCCGCACACGCGTCTTTGCCCTTGGAGCAGCCTCGAACGGCGGCACCGGCGGTTTGCGCGGCCTCTCACAACTCCGCCTGATGCTGGAACTGGGAACGGGCGCGCTCGTTCTACCGAACCAGTTTCTACTACCCCGCGCCGCCGATGCCTTCGACGAGCACGGCCACCTGAAAAACAAAGAGCAGACCGAGCAGTTCAAGACTGTCATTCAGCGGCTCGCACGCGCCGCCCGCGTGCTGCACGGCTAG
- the dnaJ gene encoding molecular chaperone DnaJ — translation MAKRDYYEVLTVKRSATEIEIKSAYRSLAKEYHPDRNAGDKEAERRFKEVNEAYEVLKDPQKRAAYDQFGHAAFDGGMGGRGGPGFGPDFASSMSDIFDDLFGEFMGGRRGTQGRSRTAREAGADLRYNLEITLSEAYTGKTAQIRVPASVKCETCSGTGAKPGTKAKTCTTCGGMGKVRASQGFFTIERTCPHCQGRGEMIDDPCVDCAGSGRVQKERTLSVNIPAGVEDGTRIRLAGEGEAGLRGGAPGDLYIFLSIKPHEFFQRDGADIFCKVPISMTTAALGGQIDVPTLEGTTTRVKIPEGTESRKQFRLRGKGMPVLRAKVSGDMYIEVDVETPKNLTRKQRELLEEFERASHKETSPESAGFFSRVKEFFEGKSG, via the coding sequence ATGGCTAAGCGCGATTATTACGAAGTTCTGACCGTCAAGCGGTCCGCTACCGAAATCGAGATCAAATCCGCCTATCGGTCTCTCGCCAAGGAATATCACCCCGACCGCAATGCGGGCGACAAAGAAGCCGAGCGCCGCTTCAAGGAAGTCAACGAAGCCTACGAAGTTCTGAAAGACCCTCAGAAGCGCGCCGCTTATGACCAGTTCGGCCACGCCGCTTTCGACGGCGGCATGGGCGGCCGCGGCGGCCCCGGCTTCGGACCGGATTTCGCCTCTTCGATGTCCGACATCTTCGACGATCTGTTCGGCGAATTCATGGGTGGACGACGCGGCACCCAGGGCCGCTCGCGCACAGCTCGCGAAGCAGGCGCCGACCTGCGCTACAATCTCGAAATCACGCTGTCCGAAGCCTACACCGGCAAGACCGCGCAGATCCGCGTTCCCGCCAGCGTCAAATGCGAAACGTGCTCGGGCACCGGCGCAAAACCCGGCACCAAGGCGAAGACCTGCACCACCTGCGGCGGCATGGGCAAAGTCCGCGCCAGCCAGGGCTTCTTCACGATTGAGCGCACCTGTCCGCATTGCCAGGGCCGCGGCGAGATGATCGACGATCCGTGCGTTGACTGCGCCGGTTCAGGCCGCGTCCAGAAAGAACGCACGCTCTCGGTCAACATCCCGGCCGGCGTCGAAGACGGCACGCGCATTCGGCTCGCGGGCGAAGGCGAAGCCGGCCTACGCGGCGGCGCGCCCGGCGACCTTTACATCTTCCTCTCGATCAAGCCGCACGAATTCTTCCAGCGCGACGGCGCCGACATTTTCTGCAAGGTGCCGATCTCGATGACGACGGCGGCGCTCGGCGGCCAGATCGACGTCCCGACGCTTGAAGGCACCACGACGCGGGTGAAAATCCCCGAGGGCACCGAAAGCCGCAAGCAGTTCCGTCTGCGCGGCAAGGGCATGCCCGTACTCCGCGCCAAGGTCTCGGGCGATATGTACATCGAGGTCGATGTCGAAACGCCCAAGAACCTCACGCGCAAGCAGCGCGAGCTGCTCGAAGAATTTGAGCGCGCGAGCCACAAGGAAACGAGCCCGGAAAGTGCAGGCTTCTTCTCCCGCGTGAAAGAATTCTTCGAAGGCAAGAGCGGCTGA